A genome region from Phaenicophaeus curvirostris isolate KB17595 chromosome 10, BPBGC_Pcur_1.0, whole genome shotgun sequence includes the following:
- the NCEH1 gene encoding neutral cholesterol ester hydrolase 1 isoform X2 — translation MKEDERLKRSIVYIHGGGWALASARTSLYNNLCRVMAESLNAVVVSVEYRLVPEVRFPEQFHDTLRATKHFLQPDVLAEYSVDPGRIAISGDSAGGNLAAAVCQQLSKDEHLTIKPKLQALIYPVLQAFDFNTPSYQQNMNMPVLPRYVMINYWIDYINANYDLAHSLLINNHTALDVGQALSFRGRLNWTSLLPSSFKKNYKPVIQTTGKAEIIQEIPALLDVRAGPLLAENETLQLQPKTYILTCENDVLRDDGVMYAKRLQNAGVEVTLDHFDDCFHGCMIFTVWPTDFSAGVQTRNSYIKWLDESL, via the exons ATGAAGGAAGATGAAAGGCTCAAGCGCAGCATTGTGTACATCCACGGAGGTGGCTGGGCTTTGGCAAGTGCAA GAACAAGCCTTTATAACAATCTCTGCAGAGTCATGGCTGAATCTCTCAATGCTGTAGTCGTCTCAGTTGA atACAGACTGGTACCAGAGGTGCGCTTCCCAGAGCAGTTCCATGATACTCTTCGTGCTACAAAGCATTTTTTGCAGCCTGATGTCTTAGCTGAATATTCAGTTGACCCAGGTCGAATTGCAATTTCTGGTGATAGTGCAGGAGGAAATTTGGCAGCTGCTGTGTGTCAGCAG CTTAGCAAAGATGAGCATTTGACCATCAAACCAAAACTGCAGGCCTTAATTTATCCAGTCCTTCAGGCATTTGACTTCAATACACCTTCTTATCAGCAGAACATGAATATGCCTGTTCTTCCTCGTTATGTCATGATCAACTATTGGATAGATTATATCAATGCTAATTATGATTTGGCTCACTCACTGCTGATTAACAACCACACTGCTCTTGACGTTGGCCAAGCTCTGTCTTTCAGAGGGCGTCTGAACTGGACATCTCTACTGCCTTCATCATTCAAAAAAAACTACAAGCCTGTAATACAAACCACAGGCAAGGCTGAAATCATCCAGGAGATACCAGCACTGCTTGATGTACGAGCAGGCCCACTCCTCGCAGAAAATGaaactctgcagctgcagccaaaGACTTACATCCTGACCTGTGAGAACGATGTCCTGCGAGATGACGGGGTGATGTATGCCAAGCGCTTACAGAACGCCGGTGTTGAAGTCACACTCGATCACTTTGATGACTGCTTTCATGGCTGTATGATATTCACTGTGTGGCCTACTGATTTCTCTGCAGGCGTTCAGACCAGAAACAGCTACATAAAATGGCTGGATGAAAGCCTCTGA